Proteins encoded within one genomic window of Gallus gallus isolate bGalGal1 chromosome 1, bGalGal1.mat.broiler.GRCg7b, whole genome shotgun sequence:
- the LOC121109184 gene encoding extensin-like isoform X1, whose amino-acid sequence MRPPLTLGCTNLRPTDAAWGWDPNPNPGQTPDPKPPTPNVSAPTPRSQTCHPKIPKLPSETLHPQIPNLPPKIPNLPPQNPKAPIRNLAPPNPKPLTPNPTSAPHLLPPNPKLPTQIPTSYPQMPNLAPQIPNIPLSNPKYPTQDLLPQIPKLPSLTSYPQIPNLLPSDSKPLTPMPNLLPQIPNLLPQTSHPQIPELPLQSQTSHPKSQTSHPTLPPQITALEGSENSTAGFQTPKHQLQLPELPPQSQTSHPNPKPPTPNPKPPTPNHSPRGVRGDLYSWIPNPKAPTAAPRAPTPIPNLPPQIPNLPPQITALEGSEETSTAGFQTPKLQLQLPELPPQALFAGPPPTPSLGFIIALHLFPRHWNPPRCQHWGPYPTFHPIPPLPDQDPPPPSPPIAGTAPCHNASPPQPLTGATATIYCAALRAEPGDSPMPQPKGVRRGGGGGGGGV is encoded by the exons ATGCGTCCCCCCCTCACCTTGGGATGCACGAACCTCAGACCCACAGatgctgcctggggctgggaTCCTAACCCTAATCCCGGCCAGACCCCAGATCCCAAACCTCCTACCCCAAACGTCAGTGCTCCCACCCCCAGATCCCAAACATgccaccccaaaatcccaaagCTCCCATCCGAAACCTtacacccccaaatcccaaacCTCCCACCAAAAATCCCAAACCtcccaccccaaaatcccaaagCTCCCATCCGAAACCTCgcacccccaaatcccaaacCCCTCACCCCCAATCCCACATCTGCCCCACACCTCCTACCCCCAAACCCAAAACTTCCCACCCAAATCCCAACCTCCTACCCCCAAATGCCAAACCTCgcaccccaaatcccaaataTCCCACTCTCAAATCCCAAATATCCCACCCAAGACCTcctaccccaaatcccaaagCTCCCGTCCCTAACCTCTTACCCCCAAATCCCAAACCTCCTACCCTCAGATTCCAAACCTCTCACCCCAATGCCAAACCTTCTACCCCAAATTCCAAATCTCCTGCCCCAAACCtcccacccccaaatcccagAGCTCCCACTCCAATCCCAAAcctcccaccccaaatcccaaaccTCCCACCCCACCCTCCCACCCCAAATCACAGCCCTAGAGGGGTCAGAGAACTCTACAGCTGGATTccaaaccccaaagcaccaactccagctcccagagctcccaccccaatcccaaacctcccaccccaatcccaaaCCTCCCACCCCA aatcccaaaCCTCCCACCCCAAATCACAGCCCTAGAGGGGTCAGAGGAGACCTCTACAGCTGGATTCCAAACCCCAAAGCTCCaactgcagctcccagagctcccaccccaatcccaaacctcccaccccaaatcccaaaccTCCCACCCCAAATCACAGCCCTAGAGGGGTCAGAGGAGACCTCTACAGCTGGATTCCAAACCCCAAAGCTCCaactgcagctcccagagctcccaccccaagccctctttgcgggacccccccccaccccctccctggGGTTTATCATTGCTCTGCATCTGTTTCCACGCCACTGGAACCCCCCCAGGTGCCAGCATTGGGGACCCTACCCCACGTttcaccccataccccccctcCCGGATCaggatccccccccccccagcccccctatTGCAGGGACAGCCCCGTGCCACAACGcgtcccccccccagcccctcactGGGGCCACTGCCACTATTTATTGTGCCGCCCTGAGAGCAGAGCCCGGGGACAGCCCTATGCCCCAACCTAAgggggtgaggaggggaggaggtggagggggggggggggtctga
- the LOC121109184 gene encoding extensin-like isoform X3, with protein sequence MRPPLTLGCTNLRPTDAAWGWDPNPNPGQTPDPKPPTPNVSAPTPRSQTCHPKIPKLPSETLHPQIPNLPPKIPNLPPQNPKAPIRNLAPPNPKPLTPNPTSAPHLLPPNPKLPTQIPTSYPQMPNLAPQIPNIPLSNPKYPTQDLLPQIPKLPSLTSYPQIPNLLPSDSKPLTPMPNLLPQIPNLLPQTSHPQIPELPLQSQTSHPKSQTSHPTLPPQITALEGSENSTAGFQTPKHQLQLPELPPQIPNLPPQITALEGSEETSTAGFQTPKLQLQLPELPPQSQTSHPKSQTSHPKSQP encoded by the exons ATGCGTCCCCCCCTCACCTTGGGATGCACGAACCTCAGACCCACAGatgctgcctggggctgggaTCCTAACCCTAATCCCGGCCAGACCCCAGATCCCAAACCTCCTACCCCAAACGTCAGTGCTCCCACCCCCAGATCCCAAACATgccaccccaaaatcccaaagCTCCCATCCGAAACCTtacacccccaaatcccaaacCTCCCACCAAAAATCCCAAACCtcccaccccaaaatcccaaagCTCCCATCCGAAACCTCgcacccccaaatcccaaacCCCTCACCCCCAATCCCACATCTGCCCCACACCTCCTACCCCCAAACCCAAAACTTCCCACCCAAATCCCAACCTCCTACCCCCAAATGCCAAACCTCgcaccccaaatcccaaataTCCCACTCTCAAATCCCAAATATCCCACCCAAGACCTcctaccccaaatcccaaagCTCCCGTCCCTAACCTCTTACCCCCAAATCCCAAACCTCCTACCCTCAGATTCCAAACCTCTCACCCCAATGCCAAACCTTCTACCCCAAATTCCAAATCTCCTGCCCCAAACCtcccacccccaaatcccagAGCTCCCACTCCAATCCCAAAcctcccaccccaaatcccaaaccTCCCACCCCACCCTCCCACCCCAAATCACAGCCCTAGAGGGGTCAGAGAACTCTACAGCTGGATTccaaaccccaaagcaccaactccagctcccagagctcccacccca aatcccaaaCCTCCCACCCCAAATCACAGCCCTAGAGGGGTCAGAGGAGACCTCTACAGCTGGATTCCAAACCCCAAAGCTCCaactgcagctcccagagctcccaccccaatcccaaacctcccaccccaaatcccaaaccTCCCACCCCAAATCACAGCCCTAG
- the LOC121109184 gene encoding extensin-like isoform X2, whose amino-acid sequence MPPQNPKAPIRNLTPPNPKPPTKNPKPPTPKSQSSHPKPRTPKSQTPHPQSHICPTPPTPKPKTSHPNPNLLPPNAKPRTPNPKYPTLKSQISHPRPPTPNPKAPVPNLLPPNPKPPTLRFQTSHPNAKPSTPNSKSPAPNLPPPNPRAPTPIPNLPPQITALEGSENSTAGFQTPKHQLQLPELPPQSQTSHPNPKPPTPNPKPPTPNHSPRGVRGDLYSWIPNPKAPTAAPRAPTPIPNLPPQIPNLPPQITALEGSEETSTAGFQTPKLQLQLPELPPQALFAGPPPTPSLGFIIALHLFPRHWNPPRCQHWGPYPTFHPIPPLPDQDPPPPSPPIAGTAPCHNASPPQPLTGATATIYCAALRAEPGDSPMPQPKGVRRGGGGGGGGV is encoded by the exons ATgccaccccaaaatcccaaagCTCCCATCCGAAACCTtacacccccaaatcccaaacCTCCCACCAAAAATCCCAAACCtcccaccccaaaatcccaaagCTCCCATCCGAAACCTCgcacccccaaatcccaaacCCCTCACCCCCAATCCCACATCTGCCCCACACCTCCTACCCCCAAACCCAAAACTTCCCACCCAAATCCCAACCTCCTACCCCCAAATGCCAAACCTCgcaccccaaatcccaaataTCCCACTCTCAAATCCCAAATATCCCACCCAAGACCTcctaccccaaatcccaaagCTCCCGTCCCTAACCTCTTACCCCCAAATCCCAAACCTCCTACCCTCAGATTCCAAACCTCTCACCCCAATGCCAAACCTTCTACCCCAAATTCCAAATCTCCTGCCCCAAACCtcccacccccaaatcccagAGCTCCCACTCCAATCCCAAAcctcccaccccaa ATCACAGCCCTAGAGGGGTCAGAGAACTCTACAGCTGGATTccaaaccccaaagcaccaactccagctcccagagctcccaccccaatcccaaacctcccaccccaatcccaaaCCTCCCACCCCA aatcccaaaCCTCCCACCCCAAATCACAGCCCTAGAGGGGTCAGAGGAGACCTCTACAGCTGGATTCCAAACCCCAAAGCTCCaactgcagctcccagagctcccaccccaatcccaaacctcccaccccaaatcccaaaccTCCCACCCCAAATCACAGCCCTAGAGGGGTCAGAGGAGACCTCTACAGCTGGATTCCAAACCCCAAAGCTCCaactgcagctcccagagctcccaccccaagccctctttgcgggacccccccccaccccctccctggGGTTTATCATTGCTCTGCATCTGTTTCCACGCCACTGGAACCCCCCCAGGTGCCAGCATTGGGGACCCTACCCCACGTttcaccccataccccccctcCCGGATCaggatccccccccccccagcccccctatTGCAGGGACAGCCCCGTGCCACAACGcgtcccccccccagcccctcactGGGGCCACTGCCACTATTTATTGTGCCGCCCTGAGAGCAGAGCCCGGGGACAGCCCTATGCCCCAACCTAAgggggtgaggaggggaggaggtggagggggggggggggtctga
- the LOC121109187 gene encoding uncharacterized protein LOC121109187 — translation MGVCRAITAPFLLHAAQKQQIQSVTPFPITATLGVQKGSQSAALCGVTVLKQRRDFIICTSPFLRWLLVSPNNSSLERADGTQTTQCSQLGACRGRSPRAGRAHTAPRGCPDSSRAIGQQWGCRSPRAPALLTPRRDAAAVAAEQICARMVGLLLAVLRFPAVPPRGEDGCRHCHPGNASSLLSSPHLLSQPSRRAFRAPRSTLALPGLAVCFRPPARGTRLRHGSHGSIHAPQGRSARRAATRRPLVLQHRFGEVFLCKSTFGDVEPRGELESKAMPTQHPSNGAWGGRGGGVGGSREASARCGFGSVCVCLFQRLIN, via the coding sequence ATGGGGGTCTGCAGGGCCATCACTGCACCATTCCTCCTCCACGCcgcacagaagcagcagatcCAAAGCGTGACCCCATTTCCCATCACAGCCACGCTGGGAGTGCAGAAAGGAAGCCAATCTGCTGCCCTGTGCGGGGTAACGGTGCTTAAGCAACGGCGCGATTTCATCATCTGCACTTCCCCTTTTTTGCGTTGGCTTTTGGTATCCCCAAACAATTCCAGCTTGGAGAGGGCTGATGGCACCCAGACCACGCAGTGCTCACAGCTGGGTGCGTGCAGAGGGAGATCCcccagggcaggcagagcacacaCGGCTCCCAGGGGCTGCCCTGACAGCAGCCGTGCCAtagggcagcagtggggctgccgCTCCCCACGCGCCCCCGCTCTGCTCACCCCACGCAGGGACGCTGCTGCAGTGGCCGCAGAGCAGATCTGCGCTCGGATGGTCggtctgctgctggctgtgctgaggTTCCCTGCTGTTCCTCCACGGGGAGAAGACGGATGCAGGCACTGCCATCCCGGCAACGCATCctcactgctctcctctcctcatctCCTCTCGCAGCCATCCCGCAGAGCCTTTCGTGCACCAAGAAGCACGTTAGCGCTGCCTGGCCTTGCAGTTTGTTTCCGACCTCCTGCCCGGGGCACTCGGCTTCGGCACGGATCCCACGGGAGCATCCACGCGCCCCAGGGAAGGTCAGCACGGAGGGCTGCAACGAGGAGACCTTTGGTGCTGCAGCATCGATTTGGGGAGGTTTTCCTCTGCAAATCAACGTTTGGGGACGTGGAGCCACGCGGCGAGCTGGAGAGCAAAGCAATGCCAACGCAGCACCCATCAAATGGAGcctggggaggaagggggggtggggtgggggggtcaaGAGAAGCATCGGCACGCTGTGGGTTcggctctgtgtgtgtgtgtttgtttcagaGGTTAATAAActag